One part of the Perognathus longimembris pacificus isolate PPM17 chromosome 10, ASM2315922v1, whole genome shotgun sequence genome encodes these proteins:
- the Setd6 gene encoding N-lysine methyltransferase SETD6 isoform X2 — protein sequence MAAPAKRPRVGGPAAGREPGSDPVAGFLRWCGRVGLKLSPKVAVSRRGTVAGYGMVAQEGLQPGELLFAVPRAALLSPHTCSISGLLERERAALQSPSGWVPLLLALLHELQAPASHWSPYFALWPDLGRLEHPMFWTQEERQRLLQGTGVPEAVEKDLANIRSEYYSVVLPFMEAHPDLFSPKVRSLELYHQLVALVMAYSFQEPLDEDEEEPKSPVMVPAADILNHVASHNANLEYSADYLQMVATQSIPKGHEIFNTYGQMANWQLIHMYGFVEPYPNNTDDTADIQMVTVREAALQGAKSAPERRLLYERWDFLCKLEMVGEEGAFVIGHKEVLTEEELATTLRVLCMPAEEFRECKDQDGWGESEREGSLSIANIPKLKASWRQLLRDSVLLTLQTYTTDLKTEQDLLNNKELYAKLSSREQQALQVRYGQKMILYRLLELTS from the exons ATGGCGGCGCCGGCCAAGCGTCCGCGG GTCGGCGGGCCGGCGGCCGGCCGGGAGCCGGGCTCCGACCCCGTGGCTGGCTTCCTCCGCTGGTGCGGGAGAGTCGGACTGAAGTTGAGTCCCAAG GTGGCGGTGAGCCGACGGGGGACTGTGGCCGGCTACGGCATGGTGGCTCAGGAAGGCCTGCAGCCCGGGGAGCTGCTGTTCGCGGTGCCCCGCGCCGCGCTCCTGTCTCCGCACACCTGCTCCATCAGCGGTCTGTTGGAACGAG AGCGAGCTGCGCTGCAAAGCCCATCGGGCTGGGTGCCGCTGCTGCTGGCGCTGCTCCACGAGCTGCAGGCCCCGGCCTCACACTGGAGCCCCTACTTTGCGCTCTGGCCCGACCTGGGCCGCCTGGAGCACCCCATGTTCTG GACCCAGGAGGAGCGGCAACGTCTGCTACAGGGCACAGGTGTGCCAGAGGCGGTGGAGAAGGATTTGGCAAACATTCGCAGCGAGTACTATTCCGTTGTGCTACCCTTCATGGAAGCCCACCCTGATCTCTTCAGCCCCAAGGTTCGCTCCCTGGAGCTCTATCACCAGCTCGTGGCCCTCGTAATGGCGTATAG CTTTCAAGAACCACTggatgaggatgaagaggagCCAAAATCCCCTGTGATGGTGCCTGCTGCAGACATACTGAACCATGTAGCCAGTCACAATGCCAACCTAGAGTACTCTGCA GATTATCTTCAGATGGTGGCTACTCAGTCCATTCCAAAAGGCCATGAGATTTTCAACACTTACGGGCAAATGGCTAATTGGCAACTGATTCATATGTATGGTTTTGTTGAACCATATCCTAACAACACAGATGACACAGCTGACATTCAGATGGTGACTGTTCGTGAGGCTGCGTTACAGG GAGCAAAAAGTGCACCTGAAAGGCGCCTCCTGTATGAGCGCTGGGACTTCTTGTGCAAACTGGAGATGGTAGGGGAAGAGGGAGCATTTGTGATTGGCCACAAAGAGGTGCTGACTGAAGAGGAGCTGGCCACCACACTCAGG GTACTATGTATGCCTGCTGAGGAGTTCAGAGAATGTAAAGACCAGGATGGATggggagagagtgaaagagaaggCAGCCTGTCTATTGCCAACATCCCCAAGCTCAAAGCATCATGGAGACAGCTTCTTCGAGACAGTGTTCTTTTGACACTGCAGACATATACCACAGACTTAAAAACTGAGCAAGATTTGCTTAATAATAAGGAGCTTTATGCCAAACTCAGCTCAAGGGAACAGCAGGCCTTACAGGTTCGCTATGGTCAGAAGATGATCTTGTATCGGTTGTTAGAACTGACAAGTTAG
- the Setd6 gene encoding N-lysine methyltransferase SETD6 isoform X1, with translation MAAPAKRPRVGGPAAGREPGSDPVAGFLRWCGRVGLKLSPKVSERRGGARQGSAGLGGARAALTRPPPCQVAVSRRGTVAGYGMVAQEGLQPGELLFAVPRAALLSPHTCSISGLLERERAALQSPSGWVPLLLALLHELQAPASHWSPYFALWPDLGRLEHPMFWTQEERQRLLQGTGVPEAVEKDLANIRSEYYSVVLPFMEAHPDLFSPKVRSLELYHQLVALVMAYSFQEPLDEDEEEPKSPVMVPAADILNHVASHNANLEYSADYLQMVATQSIPKGHEIFNTYGQMANWQLIHMYGFVEPYPNNTDDTADIQMVTVREAALQGAKSAPERRLLYERWDFLCKLEMVGEEGAFVIGHKEVLTEEELATTLRVLCMPAEEFRECKDQDGWGESEREGSLSIANIPKLKASWRQLLRDSVLLTLQTYTTDLKTEQDLLNNKELYAKLSSREQQALQVRYGQKMILYRLLELTS, from the exons ATGGCGGCGCCGGCCAAGCGTCCGCGG GTCGGCGGGCCGGCGGCCGGCCGGGAGCCGGGCTCCGACCCCGTGGCTGGCTTCCTCCGCTGGTGCGGGAGAGTCGGACTGAAGTTGAGTCCCAAGGTGAGCGAGCGGCGCGGCGGGGCTCGGCAGGGCTCGGCGGGGCTCGGCGGGGCTCGGGCTGCTTTGACCCGGCCTCCTCCTTGCCAGGTGGCGGTGAGCCGACGGGGGACTGTGGCCGGCTACGGCATGGTGGCTCAGGAAGGCCTGCAGCCCGGGGAGCTGCTGTTCGCGGTGCCCCGCGCCGCGCTCCTGTCTCCGCACACCTGCTCCATCAGCGGTCTGTTGGAACGAG AGCGAGCTGCGCTGCAAAGCCCATCGGGCTGGGTGCCGCTGCTGCTGGCGCTGCTCCACGAGCTGCAGGCCCCGGCCTCACACTGGAGCCCCTACTTTGCGCTCTGGCCCGACCTGGGCCGCCTGGAGCACCCCATGTTCTG GACCCAGGAGGAGCGGCAACGTCTGCTACAGGGCACAGGTGTGCCAGAGGCGGTGGAGAAGGATTTGGCAAACATTCGCAGCGAGTACTATTCCGTTGTGCTACCCTTCATGGAAGCCCACCCTGATCTCTTCAGCCCCAAGGTTCGCTCCCTGGAGCTCTATCACCAGCTCGTGGCCCTCGTAATGGCGTATAG CTTTCAAGAACCACTggatgaggatgaagaggagCCAAAATCCCCTGTGATGGTGCCTGCTGCAGACATACTGAACCATGTAGCCAGTCACAATGCCAACCTAGAGTACTCTGCA GATTATCTTCAGATGGTGGCTACTCAGTCCATTCCAAAAGGCCATGAGATTTTCAACACTTACGGGCAAATGGCTAATTGGCAACTGATTCATATGTATGGTTTTGTTGAACCATATCCTAACAACACAGATGACACAGCTGACATTCAGATGGTGACTGTTCGTGAGGCTGCGTTACAGG GAGCAAAAAGTGCACCTGAAAGGCGCCTCCTGTATGAGCGCTGGGACTTCTTGTGCAAACTGGAGATGGTAGGGGAAGAGGGAGCATTTGTGATTGGCCACAAAGAGGTGCTGACTGAAGAGGAGCTGGCCACCACACTCAGG GTACTATGTATGCCTGCTGAGGAGTTCAGAGAATGTAAAGACCAGGATGGATggggagagagtgaaagagaaggCAGCCTGTCTATTGCCAACATCCCCAAGCTCAAAGCATCATGGAGACAGCTTCTTCGAGACAGTGTTCTTTTGACACTGCAGACATATACCACAGACTTAAAAACTGAGCAAGATTTGCTTAATAATAAGGAGCTTTATGCCAAACTCAGCTCAAGGGAACAGCAGGCCTTACAGGTTCGCTATGGTCAGAAGATGATCTTGTATCGGTTGTTAGAACTGACAAGTTAG